From the genome of Longimicrobium sp., one region includes:
- a CDS encoding SOS response-associated peptidase, with protein sequence MCGRFGNPVSVTELAATLEATWSCPEPELPRFNIAPTQDAPVLLGHDGRRVLDVFRWGLIPAWAKDARIGNKMINARAETVLEKPAFRAAFQRRRCLVPAGGFYEWMKGPGGKVPHWIHPADGSTLTFAGLWESWRGGPDGRPVHSFVILTTTPSRDVAALHDRMPVIVAPDDRDGWLDPAAKADDLAPLLRPAPDGTLRAHPVSTAVNRPGYDGPDLIVALAE encoded by the coding sequence ATGTGCGGACGATTCGGCAACCCGGTCTCGGTCACCGAGCTGGCGGCCACCCTCGAGGCGACGTGGAGCTGCCCCGAGCCCGAGCTGCCGCGCTTCAACATCGCGCCCACGCAGGACGCGCCCGTGCTGCTGGGGCACGACGGGCGGCGGGTGCTCGACGTCTTCCGCTGGGGGCTGATCCCGGCGTGGGCGAAGGACGCGAGGATCGGCAACAAGATGATCAACGCGCGCGCCGAGACGGTGCTGGAGAAGCCGGCGTTCCGCGCCGCCTTCCAGCGGCGGCGCTGCCTGGTGCCGGCCGGCGGGTTCTACGAGTGGATGAAGGGCCCCGGCGGCAAGGTGCCGCACTGGATCCACCCGGCCGACGGGAGCACGCTCACCTTCGCCGGGCTGTGGGAGAGCTGGCGCGGCGGGCCCGACGGGCGGCCGGTGCACAGCTTCGTGATCCTCACCACCACCCCCAGCCGCGACGTGGCCGCCCTGCACGACCGCATGCCCGTGATCGTGGCGCCGGACGACCGCGACGGGTGGCTGGACCCCGCGGCGAAGGCGGACGACCTGGCGCCGCTGCTGCGCCCCGCGCCCGATGGCACCCTGCGCGCGCACCCCGTCTCCACCGCCGTCAACCGCCCCGGCTACGACGGCCCCGACCTGATCGTGGCGCTGGCGGAGTAG
- a CDS encoding VOC family protein — MEPRLSFVTLGVSDLERATRFYEEVLRLPRLPTPPEVAFFELGKTWLALWPRHLLAADAGVPDDGGTGFPRFSLAHNVRSGDEVAALLAEVEAAGGRVLKPAHRADWGGVTGYFADPDGFLWEVAWNPGFPHV, encoded by the coding sequence ATGGAGCCACGGCTCAGCTTCGTCACCCTCGGCGTGAGCGACCTGGAGCGCGCCACGCGCTTCTACGAAGAGGTGCTGCGGCTGCCGCGCCTCCCCACGCCGCCCGAGGTGGCCTTCTTCGAGCTGGGGAAGACGTGGCTGGCGCTCTGGCCGCGGCACCTGCTGGCGGCCGACGCGGGGGTGCCCGACGACGGCGGCACCGGCTTCCCGCGCTTCTCGCTGGCCCACAACGTCCGCTCGGGCGACGAGGTGGCGGCGCTGCTGGCCGAGGTGGAGGCCGCGGGCGGGCGGGTGCTGAAGCCCGCGCACCGCGCCGACTGGGGCGGCGTCACCGGCTACTTCGCCGACCCCGACGGCTTCCTGTGGGAAGTCGCCTGGAACCCCGGCTTCCCCCACGTCTGA